One Rhodoferax ferrireducens T118 DNA segment encodes these proteins:
- the gmd gene encoding GDP-mannose 4,6-dehydratase: protein MTQKTALITGITGQDGSYLAEFLLEKGYIVHGIKRRASSFNTQRVDHIYQDPHVNNAHFKLHYGDLSDTSNLVRIVQETQPDEIYNLGAQSHVAVSFESPEYTADVDGMGTLRILEAIRILGLEKKTRYYQASTSELYGLVQETPQRETTPFYPRSPYAVAKLYAYWITVNYREAYGMYACNGIMFNHESPRRGETFVTRKITRGLANISQGLEDCLFMGNIDALRDWGHAKDYVRMQWMMLQQDKPDDFVIATGVQYSVRSFLEWTATALGMQIRWEGSGVEEVGYAVVPGASREAAIVRIDPRYFRPTEVETLLGDPTKAKQKLGWVPEITAQEMCAEMVAHDLVEAKKHALLKQNGYSVNVCIE from the coding sequence ATGACCCAAAAAACCGCCCTCATCACAGGCATCACCGGCCAAGACGGAAGTTATTTAGCTGAGTTCCTGCTAGAAAAAGGCTACATCGTGCACGGCATCAAACGCCGGGCCAGCTCGTTCAACACCCAGCGCGTAGACCACATCTACCAGGACCCGCACGTCAACAACGCCCACTTCAAGCTGCACTACGGCGATCTGAGCGACACCAGCAACCTGGTGCGCATCGTGCAAGAAACACAACCTGACGAGATCTACAACCTGGGCGCGCAAAGCCACGTGGCTGTGAGCTTTGAGAGCCCCGAATACACCGCCGACGTGGATGGCATGGGTACCCTGCGTATTCTGGAGGCCATTCGCATCCTGGGCCTGGAGAAAAAAACCCGTTACTACCAGGCCTCTACCTCCGAGCTATATGGCCTGGTGCAAGAAACTCCGCAGCGCGAAACCACCCCCTTCTACCCGCGCAGCCCCTACGCCGTGGCCAAGTTATATGCCTACTGGATCACGGTCAACTACCGTGAGGCCTACGGCATGTATGCCTGCAACGGCATCATGTTCAACCACGAAAGCCCGCGCCGGGGTGAAACCTTCGTCACCCGCAAAATCACCCGCGGCCTGGCCAACATCAGCCAAGGCCTGGAAGACTGCCTCTTCATGGGCAACATCGACGCCCTGCGCGACTGGGGCCACGCCAAAGACTACGTTCGCATGCAATGGATGATGCTGCAGCAAGACAAGCCAGATGACTTTGTAATTGCCACCGGCGTGCAATACAGCGTGCGCTCCTTTCTGGAATGGACCGCCACCGCGCTGGGTATGCAGATCCGCTGGGAAGGCTCAGGCGTCGAGGAAGTAGGCTACGCAGTCGTCCCTGGCGCATCGCGTGAGGCGGCAATAGTCCGCATCGACCCTCGCTACTTCCGCCCCACCGAAGTCGAAACCCTGCTGGGCGACCCCACCAAAGCCAAACAAAAACTAGGCTGGGTGCCTGAGATCACCGCGCAAGAAATGTGCGCCGAAATGGTCGCCCATGATCTGGTTGAAGCGAAAAAGCACGCTTTGCTCAAGCAGAACGGCTACAGCGTCAATGTGTGTATTGAATAA
- a CDS encoding Wzz/FepE/Etk N-terminal domain-containing protein: MTPNIETVEEDDEISLLDLLQVVADNLRLLVLAPLTAGLLALGISFAIAPTFTATTKFMPPQQQQSAAASMLSSLGALGGLAGAATGLKNPADQYVAFLKSRSVQDVLIDRFKLMERYESKLKTDARTTLEGVSKIASGKDGLITIDVDDKDPAFAAQLANAYVEELGRLLDRLAVTEAQQRRVFFEKQLTNAKDNLIKAEQALGASGVNSSVLKSTGAAVEAVARLRAQITGQEVKLASMRGYLTESAPDFKQAQTELSALRGQLARAEQSEPATDSASSDYIAKFRDFKYYETLFELFAKQYEMARIDESREGAVIQVLDAAQPPERKSKPKKALIALMTTLAVGFALLLFVFIRQALRGAAQTPESAEKIGRLRRSWAKALGKAS; this comes from the coding sequence ATGACCCCAAACATCGAAACCGTCGAAGAAGATGACGAAATCAGCTTGCTAGACCTGCTGCAAGTCGTCGCCGACAACCTGCGCCTGCTGGTGCTGGCGCCCCTGACCGCCGGCCTGCTGGCGCTGGGCATCAGCTTTGCCATCGCCCCCACCTTTACCGCCACCACCAAATTCATGCCGCCGCAGCAACAGCAAAGCGCGGCGGCTTCCATGTTGTCAAGCCTGGGCGCCCTGGGCGGTCTGGCCGGCGCAGCCACCGGTCTCAAGAACCCGGCTGACCAATACGTCGCCTTCCTCAAAAGCCGCAGTGTGCAAGACGTGCTGATCGACCGCTTCAAGCTCATGGAGCGCTACGAATCCAAGCTCAAAACCGATGCCCGCACGACATTGGAGGGTGTCAGCAAGATCGCCAGCGGCAAAGACGGCCTCATCACCATTGACGTGGACGACAAAGACCCCGCTTTCGCTGCCCAACTGGCCAATGCCTATGTCGAAGAACTGGGCCGCCTCCTTGACCGCCTGGCCGTCACCGAAGCCCAGCAACGCCGCGTCTTCTTTGAAAAGCAGCTTACCAACGCCAAAGACAACCTGATCAAGGCCGAGCAGGCCCTGGGCGCCAGCGGTGTCAACAGCTCGGTCCTCAAGTCCACCGGCGCCGCCGTGGAGGCCGTTGCCCGCTTGCGGGCGCAAATCACCGGGCAAGAAGTCAAGCTCGCCTCCATGCGCGGCTACCTGACTGAATCCGCGCCGGACTTCAAACAGGCCCAAACCGAGCTGTCCGCCTTGCGCGGTCAACTGGCTCGCGCGGAGCAATCAGAGCCCGCCACCGACAGCGCAAGCAGCGACTACATCGCCAAATTCCGCGACTTCAAATACTATGAAACCCTGTTTGAGCTCTTTGCCAAACAGTATGAAATGGCCCGCATCGACGAAAGCCGTGAAGGCGCTGTGATTCAAGTGCTGGACGCCGCCCAGCCGCCCGAGCGCAAAAGCAAACCCAAAAAAGCGTTGATCGCCCTGATGACCACCCTGGCCGTCGGCTTTGCATTGCTGCTGTTCGTTTTCATCCGCCAAGCCCTGCGCGGTGCCGCCCAAACGCCTGAGTCGGCCGAGAAAATTGGCCGCCTGCGCCGCTCCTGGGCCAAGGCCCTGGGCAAAGCCAGCTAA
- a CDS encoding MarR family EPS-associated transcriptional regulator has protein sequence MTAIAPFAAANVDAAAADQALHLEIHFKVMGLLQAKPDMSQRQMAKALGLSLGKTNFCVQALLAKGWLKLQNFSGNANKQAYAYLLTPEGIANKAQLTTRFLQRKQQEYVLLKAEIEALQREASSALQSHQSQP, from the coding sequence ATGACCGCCATCGCACCCTTCGCCGCAGCCAATGTAGATGCCGCCGCCGCAGACCAAGCCCTGCACCTGGAAATTCACTTTAAAGTGATGGGCCTGCTGCAGGCCAAGCCCGACATGAGCCAGCGCCAAATGGCCAAAGCGCTGGGCCTGAGCCTGGGCAAAACCAACTTCTGCGTGCAAGCCCTGCTGGCCAAGGGCTGGCTCAAGCTGCAAAACTTCTCAGGCAACGCCAACAAACAAGCCTACGCCTACCTGCTCACGCCCGAAGGCATCGCCAACAAGGCCCAGCTCACCACACGGTTTTTGCAACGCAAACAACAAGAATACGTCCTGCTCAAAGCCGAAATAGAAGCCCTGCAGCGCGAAGCCAGCTCTGCCCTACAGAGTCACCAATCCCAACCATGA
- the fcl gene encoding GDP-L-fucose synthase has protein sequence MTQQPKIYVAGHGGMVGSAIVRTLQQQGQTNIVTRTHAELDLTNQAAVQAFFEEEKPDQVYLAAAKVGGIHANNTYPAEFIYQNLMMEAHIIHSAWRNGVQKLLFLGSSCIYPKLAAQPMREDALLTGMLEPTNEPYAIAKIAGIKLCESYNRQYGQSHGVDYRSVMPTNLYGPGDNYHPENSHVIPALIRRFHEAKVSKAPTVTIWGTGTPRREFLYVDDMAAASVHVMNLDPAIYSAHTQPTQSHINVGCGSDITIAQLAQAVSQAVGYQGNIDYDPTKPDGSPRKLMDSSRLNALGWRAKVALEQGLMQAYQDFLQH, from the coding sequence ATGACCCAACAACCCAAAATTTATGTCGCCGGCCACGGCGGCATGGTCGGCTCGGCCATCGTGCGCACCCTGCAACAGCAGGGTCAGACCAACATCGTTACCCGCACGCACGCCGAGCTGGACCTCACCAACCAGGCAGCCGTACAGGCATTTTTTGAAGAAGAAAAGCCAGATCAGGTCTATTTGGCCGCCGCCAAGGTGGGCGGTATCCACGCCAACAACACCTACCCGGCAGAGTTCATCTATCAAAACCTGATGATGGAGGCCCACATCATCCACAGCGCCTGGCGCAACGGCGTGCAAAAGCTGTTGTTTCTGGGTTCGAGCTGCATCTACCCCAAGCTTGCCGCCCAGCCCATGCGTGAAGATGCCTTGCTCACCGGCATGCTGGAGCCCACCAACGAGCCCTACGCCATCGCCAAGATTGCCGGCATCAAGCTCTGCGAGAGCTACAACCGCCAATACGGCCAGAGCCACGGCGTCGACTACCGCAGCGTCATGCCCACCAACCTCTACGGCCCCGGCGACAACTACCACCCTGAAAATAGCCACGTCATCCCCGCGCTGATCCGTCGCTTTCACGAAGCCAAGGTCAGCAAGGCCCCCACCGTCACCATCTGGGGCACCGGCACGCCGCGTCGTGAGTTTTTGTATGTGGACGACATGGCTGCTGCCAGCGTGCATGTGATGAATCTGGACCCAGCCATTTACAGCGCCCACACTCAGCCGACGCAAAGCCACATCAATGTCGGCTGCGGTTCAGACATCACCATCGCCCAACTTGCCCAGGCCGTCAGCCAGGCCGTGGGGTACCAAGGCAACATCGACTATGACCCCACCAAACCTGACGGCAGCCCGCGCAAGCTCATGGACAGCAGCCGCCTGAATGCACTCGGCTGGCGGGCCAAGGTGGCGTTGGAACAAGGTCTGATGCAAGCCTACCAGGACTTCCTGCAACACTAG
- a CDS encoding ribonuclease Z, with product MFDAVTGQPQLAAMRPIFRPALVNDPFGDPGLYVDFKFEKRALLFDLGDLTALPPKKLLRVSDVFVSHTHMDHFFGFDRLLRLCLGRNTSLRLYGPPGFAAQVEHKLAGYTWNLVENYPGDFFMDAWELDANWQARGTRLRCRNRFRAEPLAARHLPGGVLLDELAFRVRAAFLDHGTACLGFAVEEKIHVNVWRNRLAELGLAVGPWLKELKDAVLRNAPDATTVRACWRDGSGEHERVLSLGLLKAAVLRQVEGEKICYVTDVAFHPDNVQRITALAANAAQLFIECVFLDQDADHAARKHHLTARQAGSIARAAGAKLVIPFHFSPRYADREADLRREIEAAAAAT from the coding sequence ATGTTTGACGCCGTCACCGGCCAACCCCAGCTTGCCGCCATGCGCCCGATTTTCAGACCCGCACTCGTGAACGATCCGTTCGGCGACCCTGGCCTGTACGTTGATTTCAAGTTCGAGAAGCGGGCTTTGTTGTTCGATCTGGGGGATCTCACGGCGCTGCCACCGAAAAAGCTGCTGCGCGTTTCAGATGTCTTCGTCTCGCACACCCACATGGACCACTTTTTCGGTTTCGACCGGCTGCTTCGCCTCTGCCTCGGCCGCAACACAAGCTTGCGCCTGTATGGCCCACCGGGTTTTGCGGCCCAAGTCGAACACAAGCTCGCCGGCTACACCTGGAACCTGGTCGAGAACTATCCCGGCGACTTTTTTATGGACGCCTGGGAGCTTGATGCCAACTGGCAGGCCCGCGGCACCCGCCTGCGCTGCCGCAATCGGTTTCGCGCCGAGCCGCTGGCGGCGCGGCATTTGCCGGGCGGCGTGCTGCTCGACGAGCTGGCGTTTCGCGTGCGCGCGGCGTTTCTCGACCACGGTACCGCCTGCCTTGGCTTCGCGGTCGAGGAAAAGATCCACGTCAACGTGTGGAGGAACCGGCTGGCCGAACTCGGGTTGGCGGTCGGGCCGTGGCTGAAGGAACTCAAGGATGCCGTGCTGCGCAACGCACCTGACGCGACAACGGTGCGCGCCTGCTGGCGCGACGGCAGCGGCGAGCATGAACGTGTTTTATCCCTTGGTTTGCTCAAGGCCGCGGTCTTGCGGCAGGTCGAGGGCGAGAAGATCTGCTATGTGACCGACGTCGCCTTTCACCCGGACAACGTCCAACGCATCACGGCACTGGCGGCCAACGCGGCGCAGTTATTCATCGAATGCGTATTTCTCGACCAGGATGCCGACCATGCGGCCCGAAAACATCATCTCACCGCGCGCCAGGCGGGCAGCATCGCGCGTGCGGCCGGCGCCAAACTGGTCATTCCGTTTCATTTTTCGCCACGCTACGCCGACCGCGAGGCGGACTTGCGCCGGGAGATCGAGGCGGCAGCGGCTGCCACCTGA